One region of Oryza sativa Japonica Group chromosome 5, ASM3414082v1 genomic DNA includes:
- the LOC107280908 gene encoding uncharacterized protein: MEEDGRAAVILGDNLLGVDGQEHGGFLDLNLHPFDLNMEAIEEEQMHQDDHDALQFELEALEDDLREYGVYAEAVNVVFDLEDLPDSDDDKEEHANDNVASKSKDLTNIQRRGIYQLLLQKSKDGKLEKHTTRLVAQEFHVSIRTVQRIWKRAKICHEQGITVNVDSRKHGNSGRKKVEIDLSVIAAIPVHQRSTIRSLAQALGVSKSTLHRWFKEGLIRRHSNSLKPYLKEANKKERLRWCVSMLDPHTLPNNPKFIEMENIIHIDEKWFNASKKEKTFYLYPGEEEPYFTVHNKNAIDKVMFLSAVAKPRYDDEGNCTFNGKIGIWPFTRKEPAQRRSRNRERGTLVTKPIKVDRDTIRSFMISKVLPAIRACWPREDARKTIWIQQDNARTHLPIDDAQFGVAVAQTGLDIRLVNQPPNSPDMNCLDLGFFASLQSLTHNRISRNMDEIIENVHKEYHDYNPNTLNRVFLTLQGCYIEVMRANEGNKYKIPHMNKERLEALGVLPKALSCDRGLYERVVESLAN, translated from the exons ATGGAAGAAGATGGAAGAGCTGCTGTTATCCTTGGAGATAACCTTCTTGGAGTTGATGGCCAGGAACATGGAGGTTTTCTTGATCTCAACTTGCATCCTTTTGATCTCAACATGGAGGCTATAGAAGAAGAACAAATGCATCAAG ATGATCATGACGCATTGCAATTTGAGCTGGAAGCCTTGGAGGATGATCTTCGAGAGTACGGAGTGTATGCCGAAGCTGTCAATGTTGTCTTTGATTTAGAGGACTTGCCCGACTCAGATGACGATAAAGAAGAACATGCAAATGATAATGTGGCAAGTAAGTCAAAAGATTTGACAAACATACAAAGGCGAGGCATTTATCAATTGTTGCTTCAGAAAAGTAAAGATGGAAAATTAGAAAAACACACCACACGTTTAGTTGCTCAAGAGTTCCATGTTAGCATCCGTACAGTCCAACGTATTTGGAAGAGAGCAAAGATTTGCCATGAACAGGGAATAACAGTGAATGTTGATTCAAGGAAGCATGGAAACTCTGGACGCAAGAAGGTCGAAATAGACTTGTCAGTTATTGCAGCTATTCCAGTGCATCAAAGGAGCACTATCCGGTCACTAGCACAAGCCCTTGGTGTTTCCAAAAGCACATTACATAGGTGGTTCAAAGAAGGGCTGATACGGCGTCACTCAAACTCGCTAAAGCCTTATTTGAAGGAAGCAAATAAAAAGGAAAGGCTGCGGTGGTGTGTTTCTATGTTGGATCCGCATACATTGCCAAACAACCCAAAGTTTATTGAAATGGAAAATATTATCCACATAGATGAGAAATGGTTCAATGCATCAAAGAAGGAGAAGACTTTCTACCTGTATCCGGGTGAAGAGGAGCCATATTTCACAGTGCACAACAAGAACGCCATTGATAAAGTAATGTTCTTATCAGCAGTTGCGAAACCAAGGTATGATGATGAGGGTAATTGCACTTTTAATGGAAAGATAGGCATTTGGCCTTTTACTAGGAAG GAACCAGCCCAAAGGAGAAGTCGTAATAGAGAAAGGGGAACACTAGTAACCAAGCCAATAAAGGTTGATAGAGACACCATAAGATCATTCATGATCTCTAAAGTTCTACCAGCTATTAGAGCATGTTGGCCTCGAGAAGATGCAAGAAAAACCATATGGATTCAGCAGGATAATGCTAGAACTCATCTCCCTATCGATGATGCACAGTTTGGTGTGGCAGTAGCCCAAACCGGACTTGATATTCGCCTCGTGAATCAACCTCCAAATTCCCCGGATATGAATTGTCTAGATCTTGGATTCTTTGCTTCACTTCAGTCCTTAACACATAATAGGATATCTAGAAACATGGATGAGATAATCGAGAATGTTCACAAGGAATACCATGACTACAATCCTAATACTCTTAATAGGGTATTCCTTACACTACAAGGCTGCTACATTGAGGTCATGAGAGCTAACGAAGGGAATAAGTACAAGATCCCTCACATGAACAAGGAGAGGCTAGAGGCACTTGGTGTTTTGCCTAAAGCCCTTAGTTGTGATCGTGGGCTATATGAGAGAGTCGTGGAGTCTTTGGCTAACTAG
- the LOC4337975 gene encoding acyl transferase 7 encodes MAAAAPDKAVERLSQKLVHPSSPTPSAPLRLSWLDRYPTQMALIESLHVFKPDPARDAAGQGLAPARAIETALARALVEYYPLAGRLAVSRDSGELQVDCCGGAGGHGGVWFIEAAVPCRLEDVDYLEYPLAISKDELLPHPRPRPTRDEEDKLILLVQVTTFACGGFVVGFRFSHAVADGPGAAQFMGAVGELARGGERITVAPSWGRDAVPDPAGAMVGALPEPAGASRLEYLAIDISADYINHFKSQFAAATGGARCSAFEVLIAKAWQSRTRAAAFDPSTPINLSFAMNARPLLLPRGGAGFYGNCYYIMRVASTAGRVATASVTDVVRMIREGKKRLPSEFARWAAGEMAGVDPYQITSDYRTLLVSDWTRLGFAEVDYGWGPPGHVVPLTNLDYIATCILVKPWAHKPGARLITQCVTPDRVTAFHDAMVDIN; translated from the exons atggcggcggcggcgccggacaaGGCGGTGGAGCGGCTGTCCCAGAAGCTGGTGCACCCGTCGTCCCCCACGCCGTCGGCCCCGCTCCGCCTCTCCTGGCTCGACCGCTACCCCACCCAGATGGCGCTCATCGAGTCGCTCCACGTCTTCAAGCCCGACCCGGCGAGGGACGCCGCGGGGCAGGGGCTCGCCCCCGCGCGCGCCATCGAGACGGCCCTCGCGAGAGCCCTCGTCGAGTACTACCCGCTCGCCGGGAGGCTCGCCGTCTCCCGGGACTCCGGCGAGCTCCAGGTGGattgctgcggcggcgccggcggccatggcggggtGTGGTTCATCGAGGCGGCTGTCCCGTGCCGGCTCGAGGACGTGGATTACCTCGAGTACCCTCTCGCCATCTCCAAGGACGAGCTGCTCCCCCACCCGCGCCCCCGCCCCACCCGCGACGAGGAAGACAAGCTCATCCTGCTCGTCCAG GTGACGACGTTCGCGTGCGGCGGGTTCGTGGTGGGGTTCAGGTTCAGCCACGCGGTGGCGGACGGCCCGGGGGCGGCGCAGTTCATGGGCGCGGTCGGCGAGctcgcccgcggcggcgagcgcatcACGGTGGCCCCGTCGTGGGGGCGCGACGCGGTGCCCGACccggccggcgccatggtcggcGCCCTCCCGGAGCCGGCCGGCGCGTCCCGCCTCGAGTACCTCGCCATCGACATCTCCGCCGACTACATCAACCACTTCAAGTCCCAGTtcgcggcggccaccggcggcgcccgCTGCTCCGCCTTCGAGGTGCTCATCGCCAAGGCATGGCAGAGccgcacccgcgccgccgcgttcgaCCCCTCGACGCCGATCAACCTCTCCTTCGCCATGAACGCccggccgctcctcctcccgcgcggcggcgccgggttcTACGGCAACTGCTACTACATCATGCGGGTGGCCTCCACCGCCGggagggtggcgacggcgagcgtCACCGACGTGGTGAGGATGATCCGGGAGGGGAAGAAGCGGCTCCCGTCGGAGTTCGCGCGGTGGGCCGCCGGAGAGATGGCCGGAGTCGACCCGTACCAGATCACCTCCGACTACCGGACGCTGCTGGTCTCCGACTGGACGCGGCTGGGCTTCGCCGAGGTGGActacgggtggggcccaccgggcCACGTCGTGCCGCTCACGAACCTGGACTACATCGCCACGTGTATCCTCGTCAAGCCCTGGGCCCACAAACCAGGGGCACGGCTCATCACCCAGTGCGTCACACCCGACCGCGTCACCGCCTTCCACGACGCCATGGTGGACATCAACtaa